From the genome of Hymenobacter sp. PAMC 26628, one region includes:
- a CDS encoding efflux transporter outer membrane subunit, with protein sequence MRPLFAAFFSFSLLLLAGGCRVAAPAGPAASPGAPKTFTQVPLADTASVGATPWRQFFQDPALVGLIDTALRQNLDLQVAVQRVEVFQAQYLARRGALFPSVTATGNVGLDRYGRYTMTGVGNYDTNLSQNIDGNQRVPTSLTPDYFVGLRSSWEIDLWGKLRSRRKAAYLRVLGSKQGRNLVVTNVVADVARAYYELLTLDNQLATLLRNARFQQEGLRLIRIQKQAGRVTELAVQQFAAQALRTESLAYGTRQRITETEASLNQLLGRYPQPIGRGPALPNQQGLPTRLGAGLPATALLRRPDVRQAELELRATSADVDAARAAFLPSLTLTPYLGLNAFRANLLLDAGSVTYGIIGGLAGPILNRAQYRADFRQAVANNYEGYYRYQQALQTGFREVVVGLRGLENYRAVADLRAREVAQLQSAVATSNELFVAGYASYLEVITAQRSVLEAELSLADARQEQLLQSVNLYRALGGGWQ encoded by the coding sequence CTTTGCCGCTTTTTTTAGTTTCAGTCTGCTTTTACTGGCCGGTGGCTGCCGTGTGGCGGCCCCCGCTGGTCCCGCGGCCTCACCCGGGGCCCCCAAAACCTTTACCCAGGTCCCCCTGGCCGACACCGCCAGCGTGGGCGCCACGCCGTGGCGGCAGTTTTTCCAGGACCCCGCCTTGGTGGGCCTCATCGACACAGCTTTGCGGCAGAACCTCGATTTGCAGGTAGCCGTGCAGCGGGTGGAAGTGTTTCAGGCGCAGTACCTGGCCCGGCGCGGGGCGCTGTTTCCGTCGGTAACGGCCACGGGCAATGTCGGCCTCGACCGCTACGGCCGGTACACCATGACGGGCGTGGGCAACTACGACACCAACCTTTCGCAGAACATCGACGGCAACCAGCGCGTGCCCACCAGCCTCACGCCCGACTACTTCGTGGGCCTGCGCAGCTCGTGGGAAATTGACCTGTGGGGCAAGCTACGCAGCCGCCGCAAGGCTGCTTACCTGCGCGTACTGGGCTCGAAACAGGGCCGCAACCTGGTGGTAACCAACGTAGTGGCCGACGTGGCGCGGGCCTACTACGAGCTATTAACCCTTGACAACCAACTGGCTACGCTGCTGCGCAACGCCCGCTTCCAGCAGGAAGGCCTGCGCCTGATTCGCATTCAGAAGCAAGCCGGCCGCGTGACCGAGCTGGCCGTGCAGCAGTTTGCCGCCCAGGCCCTGCGCACCGAGAGTCTGGCCTACGGCACCCGCCAGCGCATCACCGAAACCGAAGCCAGTCTCAACCAGCTGCTGGGGCGCTACCCGCAGCCCATCGGCCGGGGCCCCGCGCTGCCCAATCAGCAGGGCCTGCCCACCCGCCTCGGAGCCGGCCTGCCCGCCACGGCGCTGCTGCGCCGCCCCGACGTGCGCCAGGCCGAGCTGGAGCTGCGCGCCACCAGCGCCGACGTGGACGCCGCCCGCGCCGCCTTTTTGCCCAGCCTCACCCTCACGCCCTACCTGGGCCTCAACGCGTTCCGGGCCAACCTGCTGCTCGATGCCGGCTCCGTGACCTACGGCATCATCGGGGGCCTGGCGGGCCCCATCCTCAACCGGGCGCAGTACCGGGCCGACTTCCGCCAGGCCGTGGCCAACAACTACGAAGGCTACTACCGCTACCAGCAGGCGCTGCAAACCGGTTTCCGCGAGGTGGTGGTGGGCCTGCGGGGCCTCGAAAATTACCGCGCCGTGGCCGACCTCCGCGCCCGCGAAGTAGCCCAGTTGCAAAGCGCTGTAGCTACATCCAACGAGTTGTTTGTGGCCGGCTATGCCTCTTATTTAGAAGTGATTAC